The genomic interval AATTGGTTTTAAGATGTGCTAGTTTTTTGGAATTCCAGCAGCTATAGGGAGTGGAAAATGTCTTaagttaaaattaattattacaGTATATCATAAATGAACTAAATGGGGTGAGGAGGGTGATGCTTCCAATTGTGTGTAAAAtagcatatatgtatatatatgggACCAAAAGTCATAATAAATTTCGTCAGTTTTCTCTACatataaatgtgaaaataaattgCCCACCCTTTTTTAACGAAGAAGCAGCAAGCCATTGCGCAGCCTACTCAGAGGGGGAATCGCTTCGCTTCTCTTCCTCATTGTCAGTCTTGGCTGGAGGGTGGAGGGTTTGAGGTGACACAGGCTAATTGCTGGGCTAACTGACTTGAAGGCAGCCAACTCGAAGTGAAATCAGCTTTTGCGTGGTTTTAGTGTTTCCTGCTGATTTCAGCTCTACTGCCTGTGCATTAACATAGCATGGATGTTGAGACGGACACTGCAGATTTctaattttaatgtattttttttaaagaattctttcttttctgttgtactcaagttttttttaattttttttaaaatttgcatACAACCAAAATTGAAACGGCGTCACTTAATGGTAGCACATCATAGGACAGCCACAAATGCCGATCTGAACATTGACACAAGTCGCATGAAGTAGGACTTTGACTTGCTAAAGGAGAGGTGGGTGGTGAATGTAGGGGGCTAGAAGtggtgggggttggggtgggggggtgtgggaggATACTTCGTTTCGACGGCATCTCGTATGTTTGTGACCGAATAAATTCACAATGAGCATTAATAGTGGTTGAGCTGTATGTACTGTGCTAAGtgaggcgccccccccccccagtgcacgCAGCAGTGATAGCCATCAATGAGGCCGTGGAGCACGGCTGCTTAGAGGGCACCGCTCAGGCCTTGCGGAACCCCAACGCCATGCTGGCTGACCTGCAGGAGCACCTCATGCCCGTGTACCAGGAGATGCTGCGCCAGGCCAGGGCTCAGAAGGCCGCCCGCGCCTCAAACAAGGTTGGCTTGGAGGAGGTCCCACCATCTGCAGCAGTATTCAGCCATTTGGTTTGCTTGCGTCTGTCATGAACGTAAAAGGGTGTCTCAGTGCTGGACCAAAGAGCCAATGAAATCTTCACAAATCCGGAACAGTGCGTGCCTTGCAAATGTCATGGCTATTTCAAACAGgaacttttttttattgctatttTTTCCTCACGCGCTAACAAATTGTGAAATCTGGTATGTCAGCTTTTGTGCGTATTACGGCAAAATAAATCATATTAATCAAAATGGTAGGATATAAGAATGTGCTGTCTCCGGGGGgggagttttgttttttttgttaaaatattttgcttgTGTTTGCAAACTGCAAAGGGAGGGGACTGGGATTCACTTGGCTTTGTCACTTTGCTTTCTGGCTTCAGGTGAATGGCTCTGAGAAAGACATCTATGAGGAGTACCTCGCCCAGAAGGAGATTCAGGAAAACATCAACAAAGTCAACGGTAAGTTTCTCTTCTGCTACAAAGAAATGTGCTCTTTGTTCTCCAATAGGAGCGATCCCCAGAGCCACAAATCTTAGCACTGAAATGAGGCTACCTTTATTGATTTGAAGGAGAAGCATATTCATCGACATAGGTAATTCATCATTCTGCTCTCAGTAAGACAAACCTTCAACATGAGTAGAATTGCTGAGTGATGTGTTGGGGTGTTACAGTACCTTCAATACAGTCTTGACCTCCAGCATTAAGCAGAAGGCAGTTTTGTGGTTCTTCACAGGACAAGATGGTATATGAACACAGTAGGGGGACTAGATCAGTTGCCTTAGTTTGTTTGTGTCACCTTTACTATTCTATTCTTTCAATAAGTTGCTAATCATGTGATCGGTAAGACGAGTCGCTTCTCTGACTGAGGTTTAGTCTCTGACGTGACACTTGAGACCTCATGGCAAACGGACCTCGCCTGCAGTGTTGTATGTCCGAATGGCTCACGCCAATGTGTCTGCCAGCTCTCTGTGGCCAGAAGGGCTCCCGTCACCGGAATAAAGGCTGCTAGCCTTTAGCTTTATGAGTATTTAATTAATCTATTTTGCTACTGCAGTACCGTGTCCTTGCTGGCCTTCCCCTCTGTAacactgcatgtctgtgtttgGCGGCCTGCAGTGCGCGCGGCACTGGAGTGCGTGGATGAAGCACTGGACTGCAGTGATGCTCTGGCCCTCCTCTCGGCCCTGCAGGCCCCCTGCCTGGCCTTGCGCGGCCTCCGCCGAGAGAACACCGCCTGGTACCTAGAGCAGCTGGCCGCTGACCGGGAGCAGAAGGCCTTGGTAAGCCGTGCCAGGCTCGGCAGCATCTCTACTCTTGGCCGGGGGAGCGAGAGTAATTTTATGGCGACCCCTGGCACCACTCGGCAGTACTTGTTTGACATTCACAAGCCAGGAGTTCAGACTTTAACGTTTAACTTAAATCTTATCGCTTGGGCAGCTCAGCaatactgccccctacagtCCATATGTGGATGTACACAGAATTAAGTGATAAAAAGATTAGAATTTGCTCCCATGATATTCTCCCAGTATAATGCTTGTATTGACCCTGTGACTTGAACACTGGCCTCTTCTTAATGTAGTGTGTTATATCCGGGATGCCATAACAGAAGCTCCATTCAGATAAGATGAAATTTGTCACAGGACCTGGGCTCTGTGGACCCTCTGGGCCaggaggagctgcaggagggGGTGTCTATGGCCAATGAAGAAGCGCAGCGCTCCCACACGGGTGAGCGCCTTGTTCTTTAGATGAGCTTCTAGATGCACTGCCAGCATCTCCATCAGCAGGTCCGCTGGCTATGTAGTGGTGACCCCACATCATCTAGTCTGCTGTTTTCAGTTGATATGTCACCGAATTATTTCCCAAATTCATGATTAAGTGTGACATGTGAAACATGCATTTCACCAGACTAATGTTGATTTTGTGTCTTGTATATGGGCTTGTTGGTGTACTGGTCATAAAACTGCatttgtgtgtgcgcgtgtgtacgTACAGTGGAGCGGGCAGTGAGTGCCATTAACAAGGCCCTGCGGCAAGGTGACCCCCGACAGACCACCCGCGCCTTGATGAACCCGGATGCCCAGCTCCCGGATGTGTTCCCCTTCGCTTCTGAGCTCTACCAGAGAGAGCTGGCGCCCTTGCAGGAACAGAGCCCTGAGGTACCGGCCCCCATGACGGGCCGCCATCCACTTACAAAGCTTTTTAGCAGCTCAGTGAGACCGGGAAGATCTACACTGCAGGATGCTTTTACATGCTGTGTTCCCGGCAGCTGAAAGAATAAATAGCATTTGTTTACCTCTTAGGTTTCACTTGTAGGGTCTCTCATGGATTGGGTGGTATCCTTTTTATATGTTGAGGGTGcggggagatttgatcatttgtggtttatttttattttttttctgtccatTTTTGTCCTGAAGGGGGggctgcagcaggaggagcTCTTCGTAGCTGTGGAGATGCTGTCCGCGGTGGCTTTGATAAACCAGGCCGTGGAGGTGCAGGATTCTGGTGCTTTCTGTGTCAGACTCATCAGCCCAGCAGCAGGACTGGCCGACATCGAGGACGGGCTGATCCAGAGGTGAGCTGTCATCTCTGGGCttccctgccccaccccccaatatATTATTAATGACACTGCAGTGAATAATTAATTTTGTCTGTCATTTCACACCAGCCATAAAGTGGGGTCAAGTGCCTCCCCAATTAGTAAGAGGAGGCGTGAGAAATTCCGGCATTTTGACTTTGACatgcataaataaattaaacagcAGTAAACTCTCCCTCCGTGGTGTGTGATCACATGTTTTATAACCTGGACTTAGTTTAGTGGTGATGGTGTCTGTTTAGATACTTTGAGCAGCTGTGTGTGCTGAAGAAACGGGCCGGCAGGGCCTTGTTGACGTGGAACGAGCTGCAGGGGGGGCTGAACGCCGTCAACGCGGATGCACAGGAGGAACACGACCGTAAGCAGCCGCCTTGGCACAGACAGGGCTGCCGGTGCCTTTGAAACATACCTGCTTCTCCTAGGTTGATGCTTCTCTCTTATATTGCTGTCTGAAGACAGTGTTTATGATACTAATTTTTAACCATATCTCACAAATCTAAAAATACaaattgtgtttcttgtttACAAGGTGATATGCTGGGTGTGTTTTCCGCCCTGTTTCTACAGAAATACTGTCCATCGGGCTGATCAACAAGGCCCTTTGTCACAGCCGCCCCCAGGACACCCTGGCTGCGTTGCTGTTGCCCTCAAGTGGCCAGGAGGGGGTACAGCCACAGAATGCCTGGCGGTACCATGAGGTGCTGAGTCGTGCCAAGCGACGCAAAGCAGAGGTGCGGCTGAAATTACCTGTTTTGTAAGATTCTCTCGTAATAATTTTAACGACCTGTGAAAATACGTAAAGGTAGCAGAAAGCAGAAGAAGCACCCATAAATTTATGTATGTCCTTTTTAAAGCGCAGCGCATTAATTAATGACCTTCGGCCTGTGACTTCTGGATATTGTCATTTGTCAGGATAATGATTGTTTGCATCTTTTCCTGATGGCTGTTTGTGTCCACAGGAGAGCAGGGACCCCGGAGCAGAGCTGTGGTTGGCTGACATCCAAGAGGGAGTGAGGCGAGCCAAtcaggacacacagacagcgCTGAAGAGTAAGTCAGCCCAGAATCTCACTGGTCCAGTTTTGATAGCCTTGTGTCCTGAAACAATTGACCTTTTTGTATGGCGTGGCAGAGGTCAGCTGAGTTCATTGGCCGTTAATGATATTTGCGTGCTTCTCAGTGTCGTTGGGTCTGGCGGCAGTCAACCAGGCAGTCAAAGAGGGCAAAGCGTCCCAAACGCTGCGAGTCGTTCGTCTACCAGAGGTGGCGCTGCGGAGTGTGGTCCCTGAATGTGCCGCAGCATATCAGGATGAACTGTCTGGCCTTTTGAGGGCCAAAGCAATGGAGGGTGAGACTTCATCGCCTGCCAGATAGGTTCAGTACTGCTTTGTAGCCGCAAGACGTCCATCCAAGTAGTTAATTCACGTCTTCAGTTGGTGGATTTTTCTGCTCCACAGTTGACGCATAAACATCTGCTTTGCAAACATGACATCGTTTACAAGAGGAAGCCAGTCAGTCCTTGTTTacgtattttgtttaattttttttagttcTGAATCTTTGACTTGCTCCTCTACTATGTTACTCTGTCCTATACACCCACTATCCTTTGCATAACGAGGTAAAGTGTCTCCCAACCTGGCCTTCTGGAACCCACAGAtgctccacgtttttgctccctcccagctcccacaaaaacatggactgtctgcagttCCCTGAGGACTATATTGGGAAGCACTTGGTTAAAGAGGCTCTCCTGTGTCTAGGTGACAATAGGAGCCCTTGGGTCAGACACAGGCTTCCGGATGGCAGCTCGTACTACTTTCACCTACAGAAGCTGGAAGGCACATGGGAAAGACCTCAGGGCTTTGTGCACAACAGCCTGTACCTGGTGCATGCTGAGATACAGGTAACCGTACTACAGGGCTCCACGCTGTGGCCCTGTGTCgcagggggggggcgggggggggacgcCGTGTTCCCTGCTCAGCGCTTCAGGGCTGCCAGCAAGCAGCTGGCTTAATTTGTCTCGTACAGATGCTGCATGATGCTGGGAGGAACATCGGGCGTCTGCTGTCGTGATACAGGGGAAACATGGGGGTCTGTTGTGAACATGGCATTCAAAGATCTAGAAATTTTACAGCAGCTGAAATATAGAGGGGTAGCATTTCCTAGTGGTAATATGGTTTTGAGCCTCTCTATTCTCaggaattctgcattggagaggAGTGCCTTTGGTTTTCAGAGCCTCATTCTCCTATTAGCCTGCGAACTGTAGCGCTGTCACTTAGAGGTGCTGCCTGTGTATAATAGTAGTTCTGAGCCTGTTAAGTTTTGGAGCCAGTCAGTAAAATGGATGAATGACTGGGGGCTGCATAGACTGACAATACTGCTTCCCAGGATCATATACAATCAAATACTGAACCTGGTTCTTTGACCTAGGTCACATTTTATGATGCCGCTGTAGGAGTGTTAATATCTATAAACTTGTTTTAGCCGCTTGTCCCTGCTTGGTTCGAGTTTTCTTGCTGTCTCCCCGCCTCCACAGGCAGTTCTGTCCAGTGTGACGCGGACCCACAGCCGCGAGCTGCAGTGGAAAGCCAGTGAGCCCCTGCTAGTGCAGCTGCAGGCCCGTATGCGGGGCTTCCTGGTGCGGCAGACGCTGGGGGCCCGTCTGCATTTCCTGCGCACCCAGCTGCCTGCCGTCATCACCATCCAGGTGAGCTCTACAACATGGAGGGGTGATTGTTCCTCCTCTTCGCATGACCTCTCGACTTGCTGGTCCACCTGAATCTAAAGCCGTCTAATgagctgcaatgtgaacagacTCTCTGCCTCGTCGTCTAATCCCTTCCCACAGCCCTGATGTTCACATGAGATGGATGAGCATGAGAGTGACTTGCTGGGTGCCTGGCTTGTTTTTTTATCTCCTGTAACGTGACTGGCTACGTTTCAGGCCCATTGGAGGAGGTTCTGGCAGCAGCGCGCCTACAGGCAGAGGCTACAGTACCTGCGCAGGAACTGGAGGGCTGCCGTCAAGGTAGGAATGGAGCCCCACGCATCTCCTGGCTTTCTAGCTGCATGTAGGGGGTGAAGGTGGCATGTGAGGGATTTGAGGTTCTCTTCCTTGTAGATTCAGGCCTGGGTGAAAATGTGGCTCGCCCGTAGGAGGTACAGAGCACGGCTGAGATACTTCCGGAAGCATGTGAGTGTGGGGTTATGTATGCCGAATCttatttagtgtgtgtgtgatgtattGCTGATGCtggtggtttttttttattattttttttaatttctgtaCCATAGGTGGATGCCATTGTGAAGATTCAGGCATTTTTCCGGGCAAATAAGGCTCGTGAAGACTACAGGATGCTGGGTGAGTGATTGCTTGGTGAATAGTGATTTCACTGTCCGGTGTGAGCATTGGAACGTGTTCCCTGATGTGCAtttgtgcgccccccccccagtgcattCTGAAACCCCCACCCTCTCCGTGGTGAGGAAGTTTGCCCACCTGCTTGAGCTGGGCGACTCTGACATCCGCCAGGAGGGGGAGCTGTTGCGGTTACGGGAGGAGGTGGTGCGCACCATCCGTGCCAACCGGCAGCTGGAGGGCGACCTGGACCTGATGGACCTGAAGATCGGCTTGTTGGTCCGGAACCGGGTCACTTTGCAGGTCGTGATCACGGGGGAAGCAAAGCACTTGTGTCTTTGCACACGTGCATGAGGCGTGCCCTTGACCGCAAATGGTCATTCCCATTTACTATAAAATGAATGCTTAAATTATTTAGACAAAATTTAGTGCAGAAAATACTACGAGAGTTCTTGTGTTGACCTTTTGGTTCCTGCTGACAGAGTACTATAGGCAATTCATTATGTATTCATTCGGTTCATTCATTCGGTTCATTCATTCAAGTAATTCATTCACATATTTTGTAGCTGcagcatttaattaaaaaaaaaaaaaaaaacacactccaGGCTGTACACGGTCAAAAAACATTATTTGACCTGCCCTCCCCAAAGGTCGCGAACTAGGCGATTTAAATGTGGTCGTTCGTCTGACACAGGAAGTCGTTTCCCATTGTAAGAAGCTGACGAAGAAGAACAAGGAGCAGCTGTCAGACATGATGGCTCTGGATAAACAGAAGGGCCTGAAATCGCTGAGCAAGGACAAGCGCGAGAAACTGGAGGCCTATCAGCATCTCCTCTACCTGCTGCAGGTAGACGTGCTCTCCTGTTGCTTGCCAAATTGGTATTATCTGGATTTAATGTAGCACTTAAACCTGCTTGTTAATATTTAGGTGACTCAAGCAGTTTTTACTGCAACTGCAAACAGTGGAGTGGTctgtttttcttccctgttgttGCCTTGGAGATCTGACCTGCGTCTGCCCTCCTTTGCTCAGACGCAGCCCCTGTACCTGGCCCAGCTGATCTTCCTCATGCCCCAGAACAAATCAACCCGCTTCATGGAGACAGTCATCTTCACTCTCTTCAACTATGGCTCCGACTGCAGAGAGGCCTACCTGCTTTTACAGCTCTTCACTGCCGCCCTACGCCACGAGATCAAGTCAGTTTACTGGTCTTACAAATGCTGTAATGCACATACACGAGTCCAGTCTAGTGGTGTAGGGCAGCCTGACAGCAGAACATGCCTCTTCTGCCTTCCTGTTCCTCTATCCATAGAATGAAGGTGGATCAGCCCCAGGAGCTTGTGATGGGGAACCCCACAGTTATCAAAATGCTTGTGAGTTTTTATCGCCATGCCCGAGGCCAGAACGCCCTCAAGGATATCTTGGGGCCCGCAATCCGAGAGGTGCTGCAGGATCGGACCCTCAGCATCCGCACTGACCCGGTGGAGATCTACAAGACCTGGATCAACCAGACAGAGTCCCAGACCGGCCACAAGAGGTCAGCAGAGAGCTTGCATTTGGACAACTGCATCTGTGACTCACCTAATCCTAACTCTTACTTGAGTGCTCAAGGTGACCGatttaactggggggggggatttcatgCCCTGCAGCTCCCTGCCCTATGAGGTGAGTGCTGAGCAGGCCCTCGGCCACCCCGAGGTGCAGCGACGTCTGGACATCGCCATCGGCAATCTGAAGACCCTGACGGACCGTGTGCTCGGCGCCATCACGTCCAACCTGCACAAGCTGCCGTAAGGAGAGATTCCTCCCTGCCACCGGCTGTCACCTGTCTGCACAATGACCCCATTTCAAAATGCTACACCTGATGTTAACATCACCTGAGTTTGGCCCTATTATTGAATTGCACTGGTTTCATTTAAACCAGGCTAAAGGGAAGGGCAATGTAGGctgtattttgtatatttgtaaaAGAGTATATTTTCCACCGCTGCTTTGTTTCTGGCTCCGAGGATGTGAGGTGCC from Paramormyrops kingsleyae isolate MSU_618 chromosome 9, PKINGS_0.4, whole genome shotgun sequence carries:
- the iqgap3 gene encoding ras GTPase-activating-like protein IQGAP3 isoform X3; its protein translation is MGDSGGQTRSAYERLTADEMDEQRIQNVAYQYLCRLEEAKRWMEACLHEDLPAPTELEEGLRNGVWLAKLGHCFASNVVPLKKIYDLDQERYKANGLQFRHTDNINYWRSAMAEVGLPTIFQPETTDIYDKKNMPRTVYCIHALSLYLFRLGLAPQIHDLCGKVKFTEEEINNMKRELDKYGIQMPAFSKIGGILANELSVDEAAVHAAVIAINEAVEHGCLEGTAQALRNPNAMLADLQEHLMPVYQEMLRQARAQKAARASNKVNGSEKDIYEEYLAQKEIQENINKVNVRAALECVDEALDCSDALALLSALQAPCLALRGLRRENTAWYLEQLAADREQKALDLGSVDPLGQEELQEGVSMANEEAQRSHTVERAVSAINKALRQGDPRQTTRALMNPDAQLPDVFPFASELYQRELAPLQEQSPEGGLQQEELFVAVEMLSAVALINQAVEVQDSGAFCVRLISPAAGLADIEDGLIQRYFEQLCVLKKRAGRALLTWNELQGGLNAVNADAQEEHDQILSIGLINKALCHSRPQDTLAALLLPSSGQEGVQPQNAWRYHEVLSRAKRRKAEESRDPGAELWLADIQEGVRRANQDTQTALKMSLGLAAVNQAVKEGKASQTLRVVRLPEVALRSVVPECAAAYQDELSGLLRAKAMEGDNRSPWVRHRLPDGSSYYFHLQKLEGTWERPQGFVHNSLYLVHAEIQAVLSSVTRTHSRELQWKASEPLLVQLQARMRGFLVRQTLGARLHFLRTQLPAVITIQAHWRRFWQQRAYRQRLQYLRRNWRAAVKIQAWVKMWLARRRYRARLRYFRKHVDAIVKIQAFFRANKAREDYRMLVHSETPTLSVVRKFAHLLELGDSDIRQEGELLRLREEVVRTIRANRQLEGDLDLMDLKIGLLVRNRVTLQEVVSHCKKLTKKNKEQLSDMMALDKQKGLKSLSKDKREKLEAYQHLLYLLQTQPLYLAQLIFLMPQNKSTRFMETVIFTLFNYGSDCREAYLLLQLFTAALRHEIKMKVDQPQELVMGNPTVIKMLVSFYRHARGQNALKDILGPAIREVLQDRTLSIRTDPVEIYKTWINQTESQTGHKSSLPYEVSAEQALGHPEVQRRLDIAIGNLKTLTDRVLGAITSNLHKLPYGIRYTAKVLREALQEKFPRATKDDLYKIVGNLLYYRYMNPAVVAPDGFDVLEFSAGSCLLPDQRRTLGSIARVLQHAAANKHFQGDSAHLRALNDYISVTHARFSKFLRAACDVPEPEERFNMDEYSEMVILNKPLVYISISELINTHKLLLEHQESLCSDPSDPLLELLKDLGTVPSVQALVGEGVVSSGDPNTEQILAQYSKMEVSLTLTSKFDIFRNSDERPDARGILLSTKQLIIDVIRSQPGETLSDVLRASISEDQEAQHCWMMQRRAQREAHTPEKMKRNQSLIADGNLSLEEKKRKILRCLRRLEALGVLTPPDAEAQILQLIAKDIRHQRLYRQRRQAELVKLRQTLHSLHCKSSFHSEQVDYYSQYIATCLDNLTSKSSKAGGKKSKLSALTYTASRLHEKGVLLEIEDLPATQFKNVIFDIVPSEEGGTFLVKARFMGVDMEKFPLKYQVSKHQMAEFKHSPFCQNANYLKSCQRRHILSEKCLTLLGGRIWPHVSR
- the iqgap3 gene encoding ras GTPase-activating-like protein IQGAP3 isoform X4, translated to MGDSGGQTRSAYERLTADEMDEQRIQNVAYQYLCRLEEAKRWMEACLHEDLPAPTELEEGLRNGVWLAKLGHCFASNVVPLKKIYDLDQERYKANGLQFRHTDNINYWRSAMAEVGLPTIFQPETTDIYDKKNMPRTVYCIHALSLYLFRLGLAPQIHDLCGKVKFTEEEINNMKRELDKYGIQMPAFSKIGGILANELSVDEAAVHAAVIAINEAVEHGCLEGTAQALRNPNAMLADLQEHLMPVYQEMLRQARAQKAARASNKVNGSEKDIYEEYLAQKEIQENINKVNVRAALECVDEALDCSDALALLSALQAPCLALRGLRRENTAWYLEQLAADREQKALDLGSVDPLGQEELQEGVSMANEEAQRSHTVERAVSAINKALRQGDPRQTTRALMNPDAQLPDVFPFASELYQRELAPLQEQSPEGGLQQEELFVAVEMLSAVALINQAVEVQDSGAFCVRLISPAAGLADIEDGLIQRYFEQLCVLKKRAGRALLTWNELQGGLNAVNADAQEEHDQILSIGLINKALCHSRPQDTLAALLLPSSGQEGVQPQNAWRYHEVLSRAKRRKAEESRDPGAELWLADIQEGVRRANQDTQTALKMSLGLAAVNQAVKEGKASQTLRVVRLPEVALRSVVPECAAAYQDELSGLLRAKAMEGDNRSPWVRHRLPDGSSYYFHLQKLEGTWERPQGFVHNSLYLVHAEIQAVLSSVTRTHSRELQWKASEPLLVQLQARMRGFLVRQTLGARLHFLRTQLPAVITIQAHWRRFWQQRAYRQRLQYLRRNWRAAVKIQAWVKMWLARRRYRARLRYFRKHVDAIVKIQAFFRANKAREDYRMLVHSETPTLSVVRKFAHLLELGDSDIRQEGELLRLREEVVRTIRANRQLEGDLDLMDLKIGLLVRNRVTLQEVVSHCKKLTKKNKEQLSDMMALDKQKGLKSLSKDKREKLEAYQHLLYLLQTQPLYLAQLIFLMPQNKSTRFMETVIFTLFNYGSDCREAYLLLQLFTAALRHEIKMKVDQPQELVMGNPTVIKMLVSFYRHARGQNALKDILGPAIREVLQDRTLSIRTDPVEIYKTWINQTESQTGHKSSLPYEVSAEQALGHPEVQRRLDIAIGNLKTLTDRVLGAITSNLHKLPYGIRYTAKVLREALQEKFPRATKDDLYKIVGNLLYYRYMNPAVVAPDGFDVLEFSAGSCLLPDQRRTLGSIARVLQHAAANKHFQGDSAHLRALNDYISVTHARFSKFLRAACDVPEPEERFNMDEYSEMVILNKPLVYISISELINTHKLLLEHQESLCSDPSDPLLELLKDLGTVPSVQALVGEGVVSSGDPNTEQILAQYSKMEVSLTLTSKFDIFRNSDERPDARGILLSTKQLIIDVIRSQPGETLSDVLRASISEDQEAQHCWMMQRRAQREAHTPEKMKRNQSLIADGNLSLEEKKRKILRCLRRLEALGVLTPPDAEAQILQLIAKDIRHQRLYRQRRQAELVKLRQTLHSLHCKSSFHSEQVDYYSQYIATCLDNLTSKSSKAGGKKSKLSALTYTASRLHEKGVLLEIEDLPATQFKNVIFDIVPSEEGGTFLVKARFMGVDMEKFPLKYQDLLQLQYEGVAVMKMFDKAKVNVNLLIFLLNKKFFKK
- the iqgap3 gene encoding ras GTPase-activating-like protein IQGAP3 isoform X1 codes for the protein MGVGSNLTHGSVVSSVMAMKRNLCSDERLTADEMDEQRIQNVAYQYLCRLEEAKRWMEACLHEDLPAPTELEEGLRNGVWLAKLGHCFASNVVPLKKIYDLDQERYKANGLQFRHTDNINYWRSAMAEVGLPTIFQPETTDIYDKKNMPRTVYCIHALSLYLFRLGLAPQIHDLCGKVKFTEEEINNMKRELDKYGIQMPAFSKIGGILANELSVDEAAVHAAVIAINEAVEHGCLEGTAQALRNPNAMLADLQEHLMPVYQEMLRQARAQKAARASNKVNGSEKDIYEEYLAQKEIQENINKVNVRAALECVDEALDCSDALALLSALQAPCLALRGLRRENTAWYLEQLAADREQKALDLGSVDPLGQEELQEGVSMANEEAQRSHTVERAVSAINKALRQGDPRQTTRALMNPDAQLPDVFPFASELYQRELAPLQEQSPEGGLQQEELFVAVEMLSAVALINQAVEVQDSGAFCVRLISPAAGLADIEDGLIQRYFEQLCVLKKRAGRALLTWNELQGGLNAVNADAQEEHDQILSIGLINKALCHSRPQDTLAALLLPSSGQEGVQPQNAWRYHEVLSRAKRRKAEESRDPGAELWLADIQEGVRRANQDTQTALKMSLGLAAVNQAVKEGKASQTLRVVRLPEVALRSVVPECAAAYQDELSGLLRAKAMEGDNRSPWVRHRLPDGSSYYFHLQKLEGTWERPQGFVHNSLYLVHAEIQAVLSSVTRTHSRELQWKASEPLLVQLQARMRGFLVRQTLGARLHFLRTQLPAVITIQAHWRRFWQQRAYRQRLQYLRRNWRAAVKIQAWVKMWLARRRYRARLRYFRKHVDAIVKIQAFFRANKAREDYRMLVHSETPTLSVVRKFAHLLELGDSDIRQEGELLRLREEVVRTIRANRQLEGDLDLMDLKIGLLVRNRVTLQEVVSHCKKLTKKNKEQLSDMMALDKQKGLKSLSKDKREKLEAYQHLLYLLQTQPLYLAQLIFLMPQNKSTRFMETVIFTLFNYGSDCREAYLLLQLFTAALRHEIKMKVDQPQELVMGNPTVIKMLVSFYRHARGQNALKDILGPAIREVLQDRTLSIRTDPVEIYKTWINQTESQTGHKSSLPYEVSAEQALGHPEVQRRLDIAIGNLKTLTDRVLGAITSNLHKLPYGIRYTAKVLREALQEKFPRATKDDLYKIVGNLLYYRYMNPAVVAPDGFDVLEFSAGSCLLPDQRRTLGSIARVLQHAAANKHFQGDSAHLRALNDYISVTHARFSKFLRAACDVPEPEERFNMDEYSEMVILNKPLVYISISELINTHKLLLEHQESLCSDPSDPLLELLKDLGTVPSVQALVGEGVVSSGDPNTEQILAQYSKMEVSLTLTSKFDIFRNSDERPDARGILLSTKQLIIDVIRSQPGETLSDVLRASISEDQEAQHCWMMQRRAQREAHTPEKMKRNQSLIADGNLSLEEKKRKILRCLRRLEALGVLTPPDAEAQILQLIAKDIRHQRLYRQRRQAELVKLRQTLHSLHCKSSFHSEQVDYYSQYIATCLDNLTSKSSKAGGKKSKLSALTYTASRLHEKGVLLEIEDLPATQFKNVIFDIVPSEEGGTFLVKARFMGVDMEKFPLKYQVSKHQMAEFKHSPFCQNANYLKSCQRRHILSEKCLTLLGGRIWPHVSR